One window of the Onychostoma macrolepis isolate SWU-2019 chromosome 21, ASM1243209v1, whole genome shotgun sequence genome contains the following:
- the casp21 gene encoding caspase 21, apoptosis-related cysteine peptidase: MSSQRSEDHSAVKMPCAFEPYKKHKNIGKCLIISNEHFCSPHLRRKGCSVDENFLSKTFKSLGFHVQVEKNLSANEMIGALRKVSKENHTDNSCFVCVLMSHGEEGTILGSDERWLPVKTLTSLMTSDLCPSLRDKPKLFFLQACRGLEYDPGVEADSVEAPGEFWGISDVPEADFLCCYSTVEGYYSWRNPEKGSVFIHELCEMLKDCHLEIIQILTRVNHRVANNFQSYTTDPDTHRKRQMPCFASRLTKDFYLHVPEKKNYIIFK; the protein is encoded by the exons ATGAGTTCACAACGTTCTGAAGATCACAG TGCTGTCAAGATGCCCTGTGCGTTTGAGCCTTATAAGAAGCATAAAAACATAGGCAAATGTCTAATCATCAGTAATGAGCACTTCT GCTCACCACATTTGCGTAGAAAGGGCTGTTCTGTAGATGAAAACTTCCTGTCGAAGACGTTCAAGTCCCTGGGTTTTCATGTACAGGTGGAGAAGAACCTGTCAGCTAATGAAATGATTGGTGCACTGAGGAAAG TATCTAAGGAGAACCACACAGACAATTCCTGCTTTGTGTGTGTACTGATGAGCCATGGAGAGGAAGGAACAATCCTTGGATCGGATGAGCGCTGGCTGCCTGTCAAAACCCTGACCTCTCtcatgacctctgacctctgccCTAGTCTGCGGGACAAGCCAAAACTCTTCTTCCTACAG GCCTGCAGGGGGCTGGAATATGACCCTGGTGTTGAGGCAGACAGTGTAGAAGCACCGGGGGAATTTTGGGGAATTTCTGACGTTCCCGAGGCAGATTTTCTCTGCTGTTATTCCACAGTGGAAG GGTACTACTCTTGGAGAAATCCAGAAAAAGGCTCTGTATTTATCCATGAACTTTGCGAGATGTTGAAGGACTGTCATCTAGAGATTATTCAGATTCTGACAAGAGTAAACCATCGTGTGGCCAATAACTTCCAGTCTTACACCACAGACCCGGATACACATAGAAAGAGACAAATGCCGTGCTTTGCCTCCAGACTGACCAAGGATTTTTACCTTCATGTGCCAGAgaagaaaaattatattatttttaaatga
- the LOC131528376 gene encoding C-C chemokine receptor type 5-like: MNTSCCEIASTDGSNYFDDFNNTALDIYFREYPIYAISVLLGFPTNFYVIWLIVRGTGNGLAAEFFSLNISISEIILCLHSLTCLLEYTFEIPSIMWPILIGLIITGRPLFQCLMCVEHYLAVVHPVTFLKYKPLRYRVICSVIAWVASFGASVLYYIIWWFILMEYYLYYMLAQQILYLSIQLFCLVAVLRALKQSGPGERVREREEENHMKRRAFYVILITTVTTVVIARF; encoded by the exons ATGAACACCTCCTGCTGTGAGATCGCCTCCACAGATGGATCGAATTATTTTGATGACTTCAATAACACTGCACTGGACATTTATTTTCGTGAATACCCAATATATGCCATAAGTGTGCTGTTGGGTTTTCCTACTAACTTCTATGTGATATGGCTTATAGTAAGAGGAACAGGGAATGGACTTGCGGCAGAGTTCTTCAGTCTGAACATCTCCATCTCTGAGATCATCCTCTGTCTGCACTCTCTCACTTGTCTTCTCGAGTATACATTTGAAATTCCCTCCATAATGTGGCCTATTCTTATAGGACTAATCATCACTGGTCGtcctctgtttcagtgtctgatgTGTGTTGAGCATtacctggcagtggttcatcctgtaacCTTTCTGAAGTACAAACCTCTCAGATATAGAGTGATCTGCTCTGTTATTGCCTGGGTGGCATCTTTTGGTGCCTCTGTgctttattatataatttggtGGTTCATCTTGATGGAGTATTACTTGTATTACATGCTGGCACAGCAGATCCTCTATCTCTCCatccagttgttttgtcttgtggctgttctcagagctctgaagcagtcaggaccaggagagagagtgagagagagagaagaggaaaACCACATGAAGAGAAGAGCGTTTTATGTCATTCTAATAACTACTGTGACCACGGTTGTCAT AGCTCGATTTTGA